From one Streptomyces sp. ICC1 genomic stretch:
- a CDS encoding XdhC family protein yields the protein MRDLVETARQWLAEGRVAFLARPVTEQGFGPRDPAGAVLVDARGECAGALYRGVFDAELVAEATAMGAGETARVCEVSVGSGEAVEARLTCGGQAEVLLQPLGAIPAEWWELLGQGVGVALVTRLNERADQAVSVVVRGADSPSDDSERRAGELLRSRRPGRDALYGGSGLVLVEAYPSAPYVVIGGTGELAEVIEAQARLLGWDVSTVVSVGEAEKVLGERRDAACLAMLSHDPAFDVPTLRTALALGIPYVGALGSRKTTARRREGLVAAGVGEERLRTVHGPIGLDLGGQSPAETALAICAEILAVLGGRDVRGVRDSEGPLRG from the coding sequence ATGCGTGACTTGGTGGAGACGGCGCGGCAGTGGCTGGCCGAGGGGCGGGTCGCGTTTCTGGCGCGGCCCGTGACCGAGCAGGGGTTCGGGCCGCGGGATCCCGCCGGGGCCGTGCTCGTGGACGCGCGCGGGGAGTGCGCCGGGGCCCTGTACCGCGGGGTGTTCGACGCCGAGCTCGTGGCCGAGGCCACGGCGATGGGGGCCGGGGAGACGGCTCGGGTGTGCGAGGTCTCGGTGGGGTCCGGCGAGGCCGTCGAGGCGAGGCTGACCTGCGGCGGGCAGGCCGAGGTGCTGCTGCAGCCGCTGGGCGCGATCCCCGCCGAGTGGTGGGAGCTGCTCGGGCAGGGCGTCGGGGTCGCGCTCGTTACCCGGCTCAACGAGCGGGCGGACCAGGCCGTCAGTGTCGTGGTGCGGGGGGCGGACAGCCCCTCCGATGACTCCGAGCGGCGGGCCGGGGAGTTGCTGAGGTCGCGGCGGCCCGGGCGGGACGCGCTGTACGGGGGTTCCGGGCTGGTGCTCGTGGAGGCGTACCCGTCGGCCCCCTACGTCGTCATCGGCGGGACCGGGGAGCTCGCCGAGGTCATCGAGGCGCAGGCCCGGCTGCTCGGGTGGGACGTCAGTACCGTCGTCTCGGTCGGGGAGGCCGAGAAGGTGCTCGGGGAGCGGAGGGACGCCGCCTGTCTTGCCATGCTCAGCCATGATCCGGCGTTCGACGTGCCCACGCTGCGCACCGCGCTCGCGCTCGGGATCCCGTACGTCGGTGCGCTCGGGTCCCGCAAGACGACCGCGCGGCGCCGGGAGGGGCTGGTCGCGGCCGGGGTGGGCGAGGAGCGGCTGCGGACGGTGCACGGGCCGATCGGCCTGGACCTCGGCGGCCAGAGCCCGGCGGAGACCGCGCTGGCGATCTGTGCCGAGATCCTGGCGGTGCTCGGGGGGCGGGACGTGCGCGGGGTGCGGGATTCCGAGGGGCCGCTGAGGGGCTGA
- a CDS encoding HsdR family type I site-specific deoxyribonuclease, with amino-acid sequence MSGPEYKYVEAPLIAQLIHRSMGWRHAVGKQGAELQEAGAERYIREGADGALLTGILRSRLDRLNRMPDGATWVDDVRAAAAIAALVRGGARGGGLVAANEAATEALIEGVAVPGVDGWDGGRAQKVRFVDWEVPENNDFLVVSQFPMTIPGARDDHGKPRKLIADLVLFVNGIPLVVIECKKLKAGHGDAHRAVQQLRRYANQKQEAGVPEGSEQLFRTVQLTVATTGDTALLGTFTARPKDYVVWRDAYPLETRQVAETMFHKDDAFAGAQKVLVAGVLHPHRLLDIVRNFVVFKDVEVAEGRTARVKIAPRYQQYRAVCKAIERLQKGETKQVHGKEDKRGGIIWHTQGSGKSLTMVFLVRKLRSTPGLGHFKVVVVTDRKQLQDQLSETAALAGEKPDVITRASQVPKVLGLENAGLVFVMIQKQQDGEKARQNAADSLAHQGTPGWGPVNDRDGILIMIDEAHRSHGSALHQNLMESLPNAARIGFTGTPIIMNRRKLTTTTFGEFIDTYRLKDAEDDGAIVPIYYEGHIAKGAVTEGEALDEAFQEEFEELTDEQYDELQKRYAKSSAVLGADDMIRRKARHMLRHYVEGAMKEGFKAQVVAHSRGIAVRYREALVEARDELVAEVEKAARPPARILTKAQETPSQDRTPKQRLLVSAHRNLALLKVIDFVPVISPDSEDDKDWAQWSNGSAQEKAIEAFRSPFPVPEALTPESRPTAVLIVRTMLLTGFDAPIEQVMYLDRRMREAELLQAVARVNRTYGEKKQAGYVVDYAGVSKALNEAMQAYATDEAEGKPIDFEHEENKLEHQCDALRHHLGLTRALVDPADTLAVHKLVDTLEDEERRIEYRRLLREFLSTLDLLLPREATRPYQLPAKLFGFIAQVAKQRFSEEEDGFDPAAYGERVAELIDEHVKALGVERAIEPTRLTSDDFRTKVEQMPSSRAKASMMAHAVRNHIELHFNENPVAYDKLRVRLEEVLKKYAEDWAQQLTAFESLSQEAHDVAAGRDSGLPADVRSLSKLEQAVYQQLTTVITDGVIADNERVDLIGLAREVRDIAVRHTARKDLFYNTAALHDLQSDIWMLLALNDRTQPSVDSLAPAVREIIQHNKKDL; translated from the coding sequence ATGTCCGGCCCCGAGTACAAGTACGTGGAAGCGCCGTTGATCGCGCAGCTGATTCATCGGAGTATGGGGTGGCGGCATGCGGTGGGAAAGCAAGGCGCGGAGCTGCAGGAGGCCGGAGCCGAGCGGTACATCCGGGAGGGTGCGGATGGTGCGCTGCTCACCGGGATTCTCCGCAGCCGGCTGGATCGGCTCAATCGAATGCCGGACGGGGCAACGTGGGTGGACGACGTGCGAGCGGCGGCAGCGATTGCGGCACTCGTCAGGGGCGGCGCTCGCGGCGGTGGTTTGGTGGCCGCGAATGAGGCGGCGACCGAAGCGCTGATCGAGGGGGTGGCCGTCCCCGGAGTGGATGGGTGGGACGGCGGGCGAGCCCAGAAGGTGCGGTTCGTGGACTGGGAGGTGCCGGAGAACAACGACTTCCTAGTCGTCTCCCAGTTTCCGATGACGATCCCCGGTGCGCGGGACGACCACGGCAAGCCCCGCAAGCTGATCGCCGACCTGGTGCTGTTCGTGAACGGCATCCCGCTGGTCGTCATCGAGTGCAAGAAGCTCAAGGCCGGGCACGGCGACGCCCACCGGGCCGTCCAGCAGCTGCGCCGGTACGCCAACCAAAAACAGGAGGCGGGTGTCCCTGAGGGCAGCGAGCAGCTCTTCCGTACCGTTCAGTTGACGGTCGCGACCACTGGCGACACGGCCTTGCTCGGCACGTTCACCGCCCGCCCCAAAGACTATGTGGTCTGGCGGGACGCATACCCGTTGGAGACGAGGCAGGTCGCCGAGACCATGTTCCACAAGGACGACGCCTTCGCCGGCGCCCAGAAGGTGCTCGTTGCCGGGGTGCTGCACCCGCACCGGCTGCTCGACATCGTGCGGAACTTCGTCGTCTTCAAGGACGTCGAGGTCGCCGAGGGCCGTACCGCCCGTGTGAAGATCGCCCCGCGGTATCAGCAGTACCGCGCCGTCTGCAAGGCGATCGAGCGGCTGCAGAAGGGCGAGACCAAGCAGGTCCACGGCAAGGAGGACAAGCGCGGGGGGATCATCTGGCACACACAGGGTTCCGGCAAGTCGCTGACGATGGTGTTCCTGGTGCGCAAACTGCGCTCGACCCCTGGTCTTGGGCACTTCAAGGTTGTCGTGGTCACCGACCGCAAGCAGCTCCAGGACCAGCTGTCCGAGACCGCCGCTCTCGCGGGTGAGAAGCCGGATGTCATCACCCGCGCCTCACAGGTGCCGAAGGTGCTCGGGCTGGAGAACGCCGGCCTCGTCTTCGTCATGATCCAGAAGCAGCAGGACGGCGAGAAGGCCCGGCAGAACGCCGCCGACTCCCTTGCCCACCAGGGCACCCCCGGCTGGGGCCCGGTCAATGACCGTGACGGCATCCTCATCATGATTGACGAGGCACACCGCTCTCACGGCTCCGCACTCCACCAGAACCTCATGGAGTCCCTGCCCAACGCGGCCCGGATCGGCTTCACCGGCACTCCGATCATCATGAACCGCCGCAAACTCACCACCACGACCTTCGGTGAGTTCATCGACACCTACCGGCTCAAGGATGCCGAGGACGACGGTGCGATCGTTCCCATCTACTACGAAGGCCACATCGCCAAGGGCGCGGTCACCGAGGGCGAGGCCCTGGACGAGGCGTTTCAGGAGGAGTTCGAGGAGCTCACCGACGAGCAGTACGACGAACTCCAAAAGCGCTACGCCAAGTCCTCCGCCGTCCTCGGTGCCGACGACATGATCCGGCGCAAGGCCCGGCACATGTTGCGGCACTACGTCGAAGGGGCCATGAAGGAGGGCTTCAAAGCCCAGGTCGTCGCCCACTCCCGAGGGATTGCCGTCCGGTACCGAGAGGCGCTCGTCGAGGCGCGAGACGAGCTGGTAGCCGAGGTGGAGAAGGCCGCCCGGCCACCGGCCCGCATCCTCACCAAGGCCCAGGAGACTCCTTCGCAGGACCGTACGCCCAAACAGCGTCTGCTCGTCTCCGCCCACCGGAACCTGGCCCTGCTCAAGGTCATCGACTTCGTTCCCGTGATCTCTCCTGACAGCGAGGACGACAAGGACTGGGCCCAGTGGTCGAACGGCAGCGCCCAGGAGAAGGCGATCGAGGCCTTCCGCAGCCCCTTCCCCGTTCCGGAAGCCCTCACCCCGGAGTCCCGGCCGACCGCAGTACTGATCGTCCGCACCATGCTGCTCACCGGTTTCGACGCCCCCATCGAGCAGGTCATGTATCTGGACCGACGGATGCGCGAGGCCGAACTCCTCCAAGCCGTCGCCCGCGTGAACCGTACCTACGGGGAGAAGAAGCAGGCCGGCTACGTCGTCGACTACGCGGGCGTCTCCAAGGCCCTCAACGAAGCGATGCAGGCCTACGCCACCGACGAGGCCGAGGGCAAGCCCATCGACTTCGAGCACGAAGAGAACAAGCTTGAGCACCAGTGCGACGCGCTGCGCCACCACCTCGGCCTCACTCGCGCCCTCGTCGACCCCGCCGACACCCTCGCCGTACACAAGCTCGTGGACACGCTGGAGGACGAGGAACGGCGCATCGAATATCGCAGGCTGTTGCGGGAGTTCCTGAGCACGCTAGACCTCCTCCTGCCCCGCGAGGCCACCCGCCCCTACCAGCTACCGGCCAAGCTCTTCGGGTTCATCGCCCAGGTGGCCAAGCAGCGTTTCAGTGAAGAAGAGGACGGCTTCGACCCCGCCGCGTACGGCGAGCGTGTCGCTGAGCTGATCGACGAGCACGTCAAGGCCCTCGGCGTGGAGCGCGCGATAGAGCCCACCCGGCTCACCTCCGATGATTTCCGGACCAAGGTCGAGCAGATGCCCAGCTCTCGGGCCAAGGCCTCGATGATGGCTCACGCCGTACGCAACCACATCGAACTCCACTTCAACGAGAACCCCGTCGCCTACGACAAACTCCGTGTACGCCTTGAGGAGGTCCTCAAGAAGTACGCGGAGGACTGGGCGCAGCAGCTCACCGCATTCGAATCGCTCTCTCAAGAGGCGCATGATGTAGCCGCGGGGCGTGATTCGGGACTACCGGCCGACGTACGCAGCCTCAGCAAATTGGAGCAGGCTGTCTACCAACAACTGACCACGGTGATCACAGACGGAGTCATCGCCGACAACGAACGCGTCGACCTGATCGGCCTGGCGCGCGAAGTGCGCGACATCGCCGTCCGGCACACCGCCCGCAAGGACCTCTTCTACAACACGGCCGCGCTGCACGACCTGCAAAGCGACATCTGGATGCTCCTCGCTCTCAACGACCGTACGCAGCCCTCCGTCGACAGCCTCGCGCCCGCGGTGCGAGAGATCATTCAGCACAACAAGAAGGATCTGTAA
- a CDS encoding SprT family zinc-dependent metalloprotease, protein MPDTLAEPLLVGGLVIEVHAVPGRKSVRVTVERDARILAAVPPGSDRAALEGLIRTRLPWLYAKVRDREVDAQRRPHRRFTDGEGFYYLGRSYRLKTVAEASSPVSLTNGRLRIRQELKGAAGEALVAWYVDRGRHWLPRRIEPWATCLEAPSSELLVRPLGYRWGSCSARGTLNIHWAVMQLPTPLVDYVLVHELAHVHEPNHSPDFWRMVDRALPDYESRRARLEEWGAGIWLPGGN, encoded by the coding sequence ATGCCCGACACCCTGGCCGAACCGCTCCTCGTAGGAGGGTTGGTCATCGAGGTCCACGCCGTTCCCGGGCGCAAAAGCGTCCGGGTCACGGTGGAACGCGATGCACGGATCCTCGCCGCTGTGCCTCCCGGCTCGGACCGCGCTGCCCTCGAAGGGCTCATCCGCACCCGGCTGCCCTGGCTCTACGCCAAGGTGCGCGACCGCGAAGTAGACGCGCAGCGGCGCCCGCACCGGCGTTTCACCGACGGTGAAGGCTTCTACTACCTGGGACGCAGCTACCGGCTGAAGACCGTCGCCGAGGCGTCCAGCCCGGTTTCCCTGACCAACGGCCGGCTCAGGATCCGCCAGGAGCTCAAGGGCGCAGCCGGAGAAGCCCTGGTCGCCTGGTACGTGGACCGGGGAAGGCATTGGCTTCCCCGACGAATCGAGCCATGGGCAACGTGTCTAGAAGCCCCGTCGTCAGAGCTACTGGTACGCCCTCTCGGCTACCGCTGGGGGTCCTGTTCCGCCCGGGGCACCCTCAACATCCACTGGGCGGTCATGCAGCTTCCCACCCCTCTCGTGGACTACGTACTGGTCCACGAGTTGGCACACGTGCACGAACCGAACCACTCGCCGGACTTCTGGCGGATGGTCGACCGGGCCCTCCCCGACTACGAATCCCGCCGGGCGAGGCTGGAGGAGTGGGGAGCCGGGATCTGGCTCCCGGGGGGGAACTGA
- a CDS encoding ATP-dependent DNA ligase: MTVALATAVRTLPRAPGLAYEPKFDGHRLVVVRTLEGVSLQARSGRIVTGAFPDLAAAARRLPAGTVLDGEVVVWHAGRTEFALVQRRAAAASAARAAVLAQTLPASYAAFDVLELAGLDLRARPYERRRALLVDLLLPLGPPLQPVPMTTDPELAQTWYETLPASGIEGLVVKRMDQPYPAGRRGWQKLRHTNVRDAAVVGYTGTARRPLALVLVLPVGDETPLVSSPLTAALRAEAAAAVAARARPAGGGAGDGSGGGDGDGDGDGDGGGVGDGGGTVTAIGLGEVPFHPLDPPLTAEVRHTSTRHPPPEVLRLRADM; this comes from the coding sequence ATCACCGTCGCGCTCGCCACCGCCGTACGGACCCTGCCCCGCGCGCCCGGTCTCGCGTACGAGCCGAAGTTCGACGGCCACCGCCTCGTCGTCGTGCGGACCCTGGAGGGGGTGAGCCTGCAGGCCCGCTCCGGCCGCATCGTCACCGGCGCCTTCCCCGATCTCGCCGCCGCCGCACGGCGGTTGCCCGCCGGAACCGTGCTCGACGGGGAGGTCGTGGTCTGGCACGCCGGCCGCACCGAATTCGCGCTCGTCCAGCGCCGGGCGGCGGCCGCCTCGGCCGCGCGGGCCGCCGTACTGGCACAGACGCTGCCGGCCTCGTACGCGGCCTTCGACGTACTGGAACTCGCCGGGCTGGACCTGCGCGCCCGCCCGTACGAACGCAGGCGCGCGCTCCTCGTCGACCTCCTCCTGCCCCTGGGCCCGCCGCTCCAGCCGGTCCCGATGACCACGGACCCGGAGCTGGCGCAGACCTGGTACGAGACCCTGCCCGCCAGCGGCATCGAGGGCCTGGTCGTCAAGCGGATGGACCAGCCCTACCCCGCCGGGCGGCGCGGCTGGCAAAAGCTCCGCCACACCAACGTCCGCGACGCGGCGGTGGTCGGCTACACGGGCACCGCCCGCCGCCCGCTGGCCCTGGTCCTGGTCCTGCCGGTCGGGGACGAGACCCCGCTGGTGTCGAGCCCGCTGACGGCGGCGCTCCGGGCCGAGGCGGCGGCGGCCGTGGCCGCACGGGCGCGGCCGGCCGGGGGAGGCGCGGGAGACGGCAGCGGCGGCGGAGACGGGGACGGAGACGGGGACGGGGACGGCGGCGGAGTCGGGGACGGTGGCGGCACGGTCACGGCGATCGGCCTCGGCGAAGTCCCGTTCCACCCGCTGGACCCGCCGCTGACGGCCGAGGTCCGCCACACCTCGACCCGCCACCCCCCGCCGGAGGTGCTGAGGCTGCGGGCGGACATGTGA
- a CDS encoding DUF6479 family protein — translation MDTTLTFLALDRTLTNIAWFLVVGLIVVGFLLGGFMLGKRVRSHEPAPPSPESQPHLPDGGAVREISEEREYVDFPESGLRPHEMQGYGNFGSRTSSHQEDVRAERESGYEHPNPRPRKPPTVPPLGGVKPA, via the coding sequence ATGGACACGACTCTGACCTTCCTCGCGTTGGACAGAACTCTGACCAACATCGCGTGGTTCCTGGTCGTCGGGCTCATCGTGGTCGGCTTCCTGCTCGGCGGTTTCATGCTGGGCAAGCGGGTCCGGTCGCACGAGCCCGCACCCCCCTCTCCCGAGAGCCAGCCCCACCTGCCCGACGGCGGTGCGGTGCGCGAGATCTCCGAGGAGCGGGAGTACGTCGACTTCCCCGAGAGCGGGCTGCGTCCGCACGAGATGCAGGGGTACGGGAACTTCGGCTCCCGGACCTCCAGCCATCAGGAGGACGTGCGCGCCGAGCGGGAGTCCGGCTACGAGCATCCCAATCCGCGGCCCCGCAAGCCCCCGACCGTGCCGCCGCTCGGCGGCGTCAAACCCGCCTGA